TGCCTTAGCCGTGGCTGAAGGTCCAGGCCGAGACTATAATCCCCTCTTCTTCTATGGGGGCGTAGGACTAGGAAAAACCCATCTCATGCAAGCGATTGGCCACGAAGTTTTACGGACTCATCCTGATGCCATTGTCAAATATGTCACCAGTGAGACCTTTACCAATGACTTTATTGAAGCGATTCGGACCAATACCATGCCGGACTTCCATCAAGCCTACCGCCATGTTGACATGCTCTTGGTCGATGATATTCAATTTATCGGTAACAAGCAGTCGACCCAAGAAGAGTTCTTCCATACCTTTAACGCCCTCTACAATAATAATAAGCATATCGTCCTTACCAGTGACCGCGATGCCAGTCAAATTCCTGAGTTAGAAGATCGGCTGGTTTCCCGCTTTAAGCAAGGCTTATCGACGGATATTACCCCACCAGATTTAGAAACCCGGATTGCCATTTTGCGCAACAAAGCCAAGGTGAACGGCATTGATATCCCAGACGAGACCCTCTCCTATATCGCTGGTCAAATTGATACCAATATTCGCGAGCTAGAGGGAGCCCTCACCAGTGTTCAAGCCTATGCGGTCATGAACCAAGAAGAGCTCAGTCCTGATGTCGCCGCCAGGGCCTTATCCAATTATCGCGACGCCAATACCAAAAAGGTACCAAGTATTGCTGAAATTCAAGAAACCGTAGCCGATTACTTTGACCTGACTGTTGCCGATTTAAAAGGGAAGAAACGGAAACGGGACATTGTCGTTCCCCGGCAAATTGCCATGTTCCTCTCTCGGGAAATTACGGATGCCTCCCTACCTAAAATTGGCCAAGAATTCGGCGGCAAAGACCATACCACTGTCCTCCATGCCCATGAAAAAATCTCAGAAGCCATGAAATCAGCCACTGAGATTAAAGAAAATGTTGAAAGTATTCAAAATTTACTCAAACGTTAGGGTTTTAGCCGACTCTCCTAGCCTCAAGGCAGGCAAAGTGAGCTTTTTATGCTAAACTAATAGAAGAAAAAGGCCTGTGGATAACTAGCTAACTTAGCCACAAGCCTTCCCACAACTTATCCACAAGTGGAAAAGTTTTAAGGTCACTTCTTTGAGGAAGTTTTCAACAGCTTCCACATGACCTACTACTATTACTATACTATTAATATATATATAAATAAGCACGCATCCAGCAAAGGAGCTTTTTATGAAATTTACAATTAAACGTTCCATCTTTGTTGACCATTTAAACAATGTCCAACGAGCGATTTCCTCACGGACAACTATTCCTATACTCACTGGAATTAAAATCGCTGTTCTGGATTCAGGAATCATCCTTACTGGTAGTGATTCAACCATTTCGATTGAAATTTATATTTCTAAAGAAGATGAAAGCAACCAGTTATCGATTGCTGAGACAGGGTCTATTGTTCTCCCTTCCCGTTTCCTCGGTGACATTGTCAAAAAACTTCCTGAAGACCAACTGACCTTGGAAGTCCAAGATAACTTACAAACTGTTATCCGTTCGGGAGAATCCGTCTTTAACCTCAATGGGACTGCCGGCAGCGAATACCCCACTCTCCCTGAAATTGATGCCGATTCGACCTATGTCTTACCGGGTCATCTCTTTAAACGGGTGGTTAACCACACCATTATTTCGGTATCTAACCAACAAATCCGCCCACTCTTTACCGGGGTTCACTTTATCCTGGCCGATGAACAACTGAAAGCGGTATCAACCGACTCCCACCGGCTCAGTCAACGAATTGTGCCTTTGACCATGCCAGAAGAAAGCCAAGGTAAAGCTTTAGAGATCAATATTCCAGGGCAAACTCTGACCGAGCTTACCCGCTTAGTGGATGATAATGAAGATATTGAGATGATGGTCACCGATAACCAAGTCCTCTTTAAGATTGATAATGTCTACCTTTATTCCAGACTGTTAGAAGGAAATTATCCCGATACCGACCGCTTGTTGAGCTTGGATTACAACACGAAAATTAAAGTCGATGCCCAAGAACTGGTTCACGCAGTAGAACGGGCTTTAATCTTAAGCCACCAAGGCAAGAACAATGTGGTTAAGCTTTCCCTTTCCCAAGAAGAAGCCATTCTTTCCGGTCATTCTTCTGAGATTGGTTACGTTAAGGAAAAACTCAGCCTCTTAAGCTTTGAAGGCGATGACTTGGAAATTTCCTTTAACCCCGACTACTTACGGGAGGCTTTGCGGAGTTTTGGCGGCCAAGATGTGGTCATTCGTTTCGTTAACCCGACCCACTCCTTTATCTTGACCCCAAGTGAAGATGAAGATGAATTTAACATGGTTCAACTCATCACCCCAATCCGGACACCTGGTAATTAAGTGAATCATTAATAAAAAGAGCCTGGGACAAAAGTCCCAGGCTCTTTTTAAAACACGAACTTTCTATTCAAAACGTGCTCCAAAAGTCAGCCCTGACGTCCACTTCATACAGGGTGTAAGATTTGGCGTATAGGCTTGGATGGTTGGAGCAAGTCAGAATAAAAGCGAAGCATTCGCTTGTTTCTGACTTGTGAAATCACTCCAAGCCTGCCAAATTGAACCCAACTACGAACTATGTGCGATAGTTTTGCAACTATCTACCATAGTTCGCTCCAGTTGCTATAGCTGTTCGAAGCGCAAGCGAGTTACAGATATAGTATGCGTAGCTCTTCAGGGCTCTATTGGCTTTTGTCACACTCTCGTCTCCTACGATTAGTCAAGTAAAAATCAGTATAAAGTTACTAAATATATATAGTGTTATTTAGAAATTTAATCTTTTGAATATTCTACGGAAAATTTGGCATGCTAAATAAGCCTCTGTATTGAGACTTTTAAAAATTTTAGTTACTATAAAAATGAATTAGTTGCGGTGAGAGGCATTTAATTCATAATCATACTTCGTATGATGATTGAATAGCGCGTATAGGCATTTAAGCAGCTTATTCATACACGCTATAACAGCTACCTTATGGCATTTATTAAAGGGTGGCTGTTTTTTTGTATAGTAATAATCAACGATATGATTTGGCGCATGTCTCTGGGCGCGAATCATATTGGTAATAATGATATAAAGTATTTTTCTAGCTTTTTTATTTCCACGTTTGTTGATATGGTCTCGGCCTATAAATTTACCTGATTGATAGCGTCTAATATCAATTCCGACATAGGCATTTAATTGTTTGTGGTTCTCGAATCGGGATAAATCACCTAATTCTGCAATTAACTGACAAGCCGACAGTTGCCCAATCCCTGGTACACTGGCATAAATTATAAATTCAGAAAACTGACGTCCCAAAGCAATCATCTTATCTTGAATAAGTTCTTTTTGATTAATTAAATTTTTTAGATGTGCGGCATAAAAACTGAGCACCTGACAATAAAAACTGTCCTTATGGACAGAAGGATAGGAAGAAGCTGCACACTCAATGATTTGATCAGCTTTTTGAAAAGCTCTTTGCTTAGAGATATTTTTTAATGTTGACTTTTTCAATATATTTTTGATGACTGTTCGAGAGGTTTCTAGCACATAGTCGGGATGTGGGTATTTTTCAATAATAGTTAAAGCAAATTCATTTTTTAATTTAGAGAAAACTTTTTCGATACCAGGAAAGCAAAGATAGATACCTTCTAAAAACTTAACATAGAGTCTGTCGATACCTTCTTGTAGTTCTAAATAATAAGCATTCATGCGCTTCATTTCTTCATAGCGAAGCTCTTTCCTTACCGAAGGTTGAAAGTTAAAATTTGACATGATTTGTGCCAATTTATGAGCATCTGCTTGGTCTGTTTTATTTCTTCTTAATGTCAAACCATTAGTTCGATTGTACACTTCTAAAGGATTCAAACTGTGGTAAGTTAAATGATTTTTGTGACAAAATCGTTCAAGTGGCTTTGAATAGATACCTGTCGTTTCAAAAGCAAGAGTCACTTCCCCAGGGATCTGTTGGATATTCTGTAACAGTTCTTCAAATCCCTTACGAGTGAATTCCAAAAGGCTTTCCTCAATACATCTATTATTTTTATACAGAACTTGTGTCGCTTTTCCTTTGGAAACATCAAATGCATATAAATACTTAGTCATTTCTAGCTTCCTTTCGTAATGGTTTGAAAGATTTTCACTTCATTGTTCTTATCCTAATTTCCTAAACACGAGCTCACAGCTCAACATACTTAAACCAAAATTAAAAACAAGAGTGAAAGAATCCGTTTTTTAATTCGGGCTCCTAGCCCTTGAGAGTTTGTCCGGATTATCCTTTCACTTACACTATATCTGAAAATAGAAATAGCTCGAAGATAAATCCGTCGATTTACCTTCGAGCTAATCTTAGTATGTTTTTTTACTGGAATTTTTTCTCTTTCAAAAGCTTATCTTGCTCAGTTTTAGACAAGCGTTTTTATTGCATGCTGAAACCGGTTACTTTACTATAAAATTAACAAAAGGAGGCATGACAATGACAATTGAAAGACAAGTTGACGACAAATATCTCACTACCTTTATCCATGAATCAGAAGCCGGCCATGCGGAAGGGATTATCTATCCTGAAAATGAAGAAGAAATCGTTGAAGCCGTAAAGAAAGCCCAAGCTGAAGGGAAGAAACTCGTGACAATTGGTGGGCATACGGCTCTGGCTGGTGGCACTTATCCTCAAGGTGAAATCCTCTTAAACCTAGAAAAAATGAATCAAATCCTCGACCTCGATAAGGAAACCTTGACCTTGACCGTGGAAGCGGGCGTGACCCTCAACCAAGTCCGTGACTATTTAGCGGGGAGTGGGCTCTTCTATGCTCCTGACCCTGGTGAAAAACGGGCCACCGTAGCAGGGAACGCTGCGACCAATGCCGGTGGGATGCGGGCCATTAAATATGGGGTGACCCGGGACAATATCCGTTCCATGCGGGTGGTTTTAGCCAATAGTGAAGTGATTAATGTGGGCAGCTTGAATAATAAGGATTCCTCAGGCTACGACTTGAAGGACCTCTTCATCGGTTCAGAAGGGACCTTGGGCATTATCAGTCAATTACAATTGAAATTGCGGGTGGAACCCCAATATGAGAACTCCCTCTTAATCGGTTTTGACCGCTTAGAGGAATTAGGACCGGTCATTTATGAAATCTTGCATTCCTCTGTGGCGCCAACCGCCCTGGAAATGTTTGAACATGATGCCATCACCTACGCTAAGGAACTGCTCGGTAAGGAAATGCCAAGTAAAACGGGTCAAGCCTTCCTCTTAGTTACCCTCAGTGGTAACCAGGAAGCGGCCATCCAAAAAGATCTGGAAAACTTGGAAAAAATCGCTCAAAATGCGGGGGCTTTAGCGACTGAACTCTTAAGTGGACAAGTGGAAAAAGGAGTTTGGGACATCCGTGACCATATCCTCTCAGGAATTTATAAGGCAGGCCCCATGCGCTTAGATGACCCTGTCGTTCCGGTCAATAAGATCACTCAAGCCATCAATAAATCCAAAGAGATTGCCGATGACTTAGGGATTGCCTCTACTTTCTTTGGTCATGCCGGGGATGGTAATATTCATATCTGCCTCATGAAGAAGGAACTCAGTGACCAAGAATGGGAAGACCGACTCCACCAATATGACCTCCGCCTTTATGACTTCTTAGCTGAAAACGGCGGCCTCCCTTCTGGAGAACATGGAATTGGTCTCGAACGGGTGAAATTCATGCCCATCTTCTTCTCTGAAACAGAATTAAATACCATGAAAGCCATTAAAAAAGCCCTCGACCCCAATAACCTCCTCAACCCAGGCCGGGTCATTGAAGTAGACGAGTAAAAACGACAATTGAAAGCAAATGAAGCTGGGACGACATCCCAGCTTTTTTATGGCTAAGTTCACAAGTAGAGAGACTGTTCGTCCTAGTTTCAACTTAATTTTTTACTTATCCGCACTTAAAGTCCATTTCATATGCCAAACTTTCATTTTTAGGCTTTAATGGACTTCTAAAAAGCATTAGTAGGAAGTGGCTAAAAGAGGCTCTAGTGGAAAATAGGGCCTTTTTTTGCTTATATAGAGGATTTGGGGTATAATATTACTTGAATAAGGGAGACAAATCGTACTCTAAGAGACCGAATTGGAGTACGCTTTTTTAGTTTAAAGTAAAGGGAGGCGGTGTGTGATGTCAGACGTAGATATTGTCGCCATCGATACCGAGTATATTACGCTCGGGCAGTTATTGAAGGCACTGGGTTATATCCAAACTGGAGGCCAGGCGAAAATTTACCTGGCCAATTACCCAGTGATCTTAGACGGTCAGGAGGAACAAAGACGGGGCAAGAAACTTTATCCCGGCTCTGTGGTTGAATTTCCGCATGAAGGAGCCATTTACGCCATTCGAGGGGCTAGCGCAAGCGATCCACTAGCAGATCACCATGCACCTTAAGTCACTTTACTTAAAGGACTTCCGTAATTACGACCAGGTCACCATGGACTTTGATCCTGGAATCAATGTCTTTATCGGCGACAACGCCCAAGGCAAGACCAACCTGATCGAAGCCATTTATATGCTGTCTTTGGCCCGGAGTCATCGGACGGCTAAGGAGCGGGAAGTGATCCGCTTCGGAGCTGACTTTGCCCGGATTGAAGGCCGGGTTGCCAAGAAGAATGGAGAGATTCCTTTATCCCTCACCATGACCAAAAAAGGCAAGATCGCCAAGCTCAACCGCCTGCAACAAGAGCGGCTGAGTGACTATATTGGGGCCTTCAATGTGGTGCTCTTTGCCCCGGAAGACCTGGAACTTGTCAAGGGTGCTCCGCAATTGCGCCGTACCTTTATTGACCGGGAGCTGAGTCAAATGAACCCGACCTACCTCTATGACTCCAGTAATTACCAGCACCTGCTC
This genomic window from Aerococcus sp. Group 1 contains:
- the yaaA gene encoding S4 domain-containing protein YaaA — translated: MSDVDIVAIDTEYITLGQLLKALGYIQTGGQAKIYLANYPVILDGQEEQRRGKKLYPGSVVEFPHEGAIYAIRGASASDPLADHHAP
- a CDS encoding FAD-binding oxidoreductase, producing MTIERQVDDKYLTTFIHESEAGHAEGIIYPENEEEIVEAVKKAQAEGKKLVTIGGHTALAGGTYPQGEILLNLEKMNQILDLDKETLTLTVEAGVTLNQVRDYLAGSGLFYAPDPGEKRATVAGNAATNAGGMRAIKYGVTRDNIRSMRVVLANSEVINVGSLNNKDSSGYDLKDLFIGSEGTLGIISQLQLKLRVEPQYENSLLIGFDRLEELGPVIYEILHSSVAPTALEMFEHDAITYAKELLGKEMPSKTGQAFLLVTLSGNQEAAIQKDLENLEKIAQNAGALATELLSGQVEKGVWDIRDHILSGIYKAGPMRLDDPVVPVNKITQAINKSKEIADDLGIASTFFGHAGDGNIHICLMKKELSDQEWEDRLHQYDLRLYDFLAENGGLPSGEHGIGLERVKFMPIFFSETELNTMKAIKKALDPNNLLNPGRVIEVDE
- the dnaA gene encoding chromosomal replication initiator protein DnaA produces the protein MDPLQELWQVVSEYFREHLTKGSFDTWILGLKPLRMDHDVLYIEAVSQLHKKHIESNYMMQLQQVIYDYLGREIRIEITLDNQQAGSNHLDFGPAANPGQAPADNRTANRHSDLNPKYTFENFVVGEGNKMAHAAALAVAEGPGRDYNPLFFYGGVGLGKTHLMQAIGHEVLRTHPDAIVKYVTSETFTNDFIEAIRTNTMPDFHQAYRHVDMLLVDDIQFIGNKQSTQEEFFHTFNALYNNNKHIVLTSDRDASQIPELEDRLVSRFKQGLSTDITPPDLETRIAILRNKAKVNGIDIPDETLSYIAGQIDTNIRELEGALTSVQAYAVMNQEELSPDVAARALSNYRDANTKKVPSIAEIQETVADYFDLTVADLKGKKRKRDIVVPRQIAMFLSREITDASLPKIGQEFGGKDHTTVLHAHEKISEAMKSATEIKENVESIQNLLKR
- the dnaN gene encoding DNA polymerase III subunit beta; the encoded protein is MKFTIKRSIFVDHLNNVQRAISSRTTIPILTGIKIAVLDSGIILTGSDSTISIEIYISKEDESNQLSIAETGSIVLPSRFLGDIVKKLPEDQLTLEVQDNLQTVIRSGESVFNLNGTAGSEYPTLPEIDADSTYVLPGHLFKRVVNHTIISVSNQQIRPLFTGVHFILADEQLKAVSTDSHRLSQRIVPLTMPEESQGKALEINIPGQTLTELTRLVDDNEDIEMMVTDNQVLFKIDNVYLYSRLLEGNYPDTDRLLSLDYNTKIKVDAQELVHAVERALILSHQGKNNVVKLSLSQEEAILSGHSSEIGYVKEKLSLLSFEGDDLEISFNPDYLREALRSFGGQDVVIRFVNPTHSFILTPSEDEDEFNMVQLITPIRTPGN
- a CDS encoding IS110 family transposase, which produces MTKYLYAFDVSKGKATQVLYKNNRCIEESLLEFTRKGFEELLQNIQQIPGEVTLAFETTGIYSKPLERFCHKNHLTYHSLNPLEVYNRTNGLTLRRNKTDQADAHKLAQIMSNFNFQPSVRKELRYEEMKRMNAYYLELQEGIDRLYVKFLEGIYLCFPGIEKVFSKLKNEFALTIIEKYPHPDYVLETSRTVIKNILKKSTLKNISKQRAFQKADQIIECAASSYPSVHKDSFYCQVLSFYAAHLKNLINQKELIQDKMIALGRQFSEFIIYASVPGIGQLSACQLIAELGDLSRFENHKQLNAYVGIDIRRYQSGKFIGRDHINKRGNKKARKILYIIITNMIRAQRHAPNHIVDYYYTKKQPPFNKCHKVAVIACMNKLLKCLYALFNHHTKYDYELNASHRN